The segment CGAAGAAGGGCGGCTTCCGCTTCAGCTCTTGCGACGGCCGCGCCAGCTGGCACACCGAGGAGCCGGTGCTGAAGGGCTGGAGCCTCAACCACCTGATCGAAGACCCGCGCGACCCGCGCCGCGTCTACGCCGCCGCCAACCACGCCGTCTGGGGGCCGATGTTCCCACGCAGCTGCGACGGCGGCCAGACCTGGGACGAGAAAGGCCCCTCGCCGGCGTTTCCCGCCGAGGACGGCCGCACGGTGGCCGCCGCCTGGTGCGTGCGCCCGGGCCACGCCGACCACCCCGGCGAGGTCTGGGCCGGGGCCGACCCGGCCGCCCTCTTCCGCTCCGAGGACTGGGGGCAAAGCTGGCAGTCCGTGCCTGGCCTCACCGACCACCCGACGCGCCAGGCCGGCATGTGGCAGCCCGGCGGCGGTGGCCTCATCATTCACAACGTCAGCCTCGATCCGGCCAACGCCAACAGCCTGATTGCCACGATCTCGGCCGGCGGCGTCTTCCGCAGCGAGGACGGCGGCGTCACCTGGCAGGCGAGCAACAGCGGCCTGCGCGCCGGCTTCATGCCCGACGCCACGGTCGAGGCCGGCCACTGCGTGCACCGCCTCGAACGCTCGCCCGCCGACCCGAACTTCCTCTTCCAGCAGAACCACTGCGGCGCCTACCGCAGCGCCGACGGCGGCCGCACCTGGCAGGAGGTCACGGCCGGCCTGCCTTCGGAGTTCGGTTTCGCCGCCGCGGCGCATCCGCATGAGGCACACACCTTCTACTGCGCCCCGCTCGTGGCCGACGCGTTTCGCGCCTTCCACGACGGCAAGATGACGATCTGGCGCACGCGCGACGGCGGCGACAGCTGGGAGCCGCTGCGCAACGGTCTGCCGCAGGAAAGCGCCTATCTCTGCGTCTACCGCGGCGCCATGGTCACCGACGAGCACGACCCGGCCGGCGTCTACGTCGGCACCAGCACCGGCCAGATCTTCGCCAGCCGCGACGGCGGCGACTCCTGGACGCTGCTCGCCGACTTCCTGCCGCCGGTGCTCTCACTCACGGTGGCGACGGATGGCTAAGCGACGCACGGACGGGGTGGCGGCCACGTCGCTGACGCTGAGCGCGAGCGCGGCACGGGCGTTGATGCTCGCCGCGCAGGGGTTGCTGCGCGAACCCGAGCGGCAGGCGACAAAGGACGACCTGCTCACCTGCATCCGCCAGATGGGTGCGCTGCAAATCGACACGATCCACGTCGTGGCGCGCAGTCCCTACTTCGTGCTCTGGAGCCGGCTCGGCGCGTACGCGCCGGGCTGGCTCGACGAGCTGCTGGCCGAAGGCGCCCTGTTCGAGTACTGGGCGCACGCCGCCTGCATGCTGCCGATCGAGGACTTTCCCTTGTTTCGCCGGCTGCGGCTCGCGGGCCTGCGCGACGTGCACGGCAGCGACGGCTGGCTGCGGCAATACGGCGAGGTGTCCGAACGTGTGCTCGCCCACGTGCGCGAGCGTGGCCCCACGCGGGCGCTGGATTTCGAGGGCGATGGCGCCGCCCGCGGCGGCTGGTGGGACTGGAAGCCGGAGACGCGTGCGCTCGATTATCTGCACACCACGATGGCGCTGATGATCGTGCGGCGCGAACGTTTCCAGCGGCTGTACGACCTGCGCGAGCGCATCCTGCCCGCCTGGGACGATGCGTCCACGCCGCCGCTGCCCGAGGTCTACCGCGCCCTCACGCTGAAGGCGCTGCGGGCGCTGGGCGTGGCGAAAGCGAGCTGGCTGCCCGACTACTTCCGCCTGCCGAAGGCCGGCGTCGCCGCGGCGCTGCGCGAGCTGGTCGAGGCCGGCGAGGCGCTGCCGGCCAGCGTGGACGGCTGGTCTGAGCCAGTCTACATCGCACGAGAAGAGCTGCCGTTGGTCGATCAGGCGGCTGCGGGCGCGTTGCGCCCCGAGCGCACGACGCTGCTCACCCCGTTCGACCCGCTGATCTGGCACCGCGCCCGCCTGCGCGAGGCGTTCGCCTTCGACTACCTGCTGGAATGTTACGTGCCGGCAGCGAAGCGTCGCTACGGCTACTTCACGCTCGCCATTCTGCACGGCGACGCCGTGGTCGGCCGGCTGGACGCGAAGGCGCAACGCAAAGCGGGCCAGTTCGAGGTCTTCAACCTCTACCTTGAGCCGGAGATTGCGCCGGACGGCGAGCTCGCGGCCGCGATCGCCTCAGCGTTGCGCGACTGCGCCGCCTGGCACGCCACGCCGGAGGTCGTCGTGCGCCGCAGCGAGCCTGCTGGCTTCGCCGCGCAGCTGCAGCGCAACCTGTAAACGGAAGGCCGCAGCACCGCCGCGAGCGTGCCGGAGAGCGAGGACGTGCTACTGCCCCGACCGCGAGGCGAATGCGGCGATCGTCGGGTCGTCGAGCGGGCCGAGGTGCTTTCGCCGCAGAAAGTCGTGCACGCGGCCGGCGAACGCGCGCAGCAAGCAGGCCGTCGCCTCCCACGCCTGCTCCACGACCGCGGCCGGGTAGCGCAGCCGCTCGCACGCCTCGAGAAACTCGTCTTCGTCCACCAGGCGCGGCGGCGCGTCCGGCTCCAGCACTACGTCGAGGTCAAGATCGATGTAGGAGATCAGCTCGCCGTCGAAAACCGCGGGCGTCTGCACGTTGCCGTACCAGTGGCGCAGTCCGTGCGGCTCGCCGAGGTCGAAGACGCTGTACCAGCGGTCGGACCAGAGATAGTGCACCACGGGGCGATGCCGCAGCACAGCGAGGGTGCTGCCGTCCCCGGTGAGCGCCGTGCCGAGCGGGTGAACGATCGTCGCCCGCCCGTTGCACCGCGCCGCCAGCAGTCCACGGATGGCCCAGTTGAGCCGCCCGTCGAAGCAGAGCTTGCGCACCAACACCTGGCGCCCGGGTTCGCTGTCGCCCGGCAGGCCGCCTATCCGTTCATCCGGCATGGTAGATTGGGCTCCGTTCAGGCACGCGCCCTACATTTATTATTTGCGCCCCGCGCTGGCCTTCAGCGGCCCGCATCGACTATAATGGTGTTGCAGAGGGCGGCGGGGCGCGGTCGAGATCCGTGCACTTCGGTGTTGCCTGCTGCGCCCCGTTGCACCTGTGTGAGCAGCGACGCGCCTCACCGTCTCGATGAGGAGCGTTGGTTTGTGCGGCTGCCGCGCCGGGCGCGGGAACGAACACGCGGGCGCGCGTGCACATGAGAGCGAATGTATGGTAGACCAACTCCCCCGCGAGGCACAGGTGAACGGCAAGTACGATGCCTCCAACATCCAGGTGTTGGAGGGGTTGGAGGCCGTGCGCCGCCGCCCCGGCATGTACATCGGCAGCACGGACCACCGCGGCCTGCACCACCTCGTCTACGAGATCGTCGACAACAGCACCGACGAGGCGATGGCCGGCTACGGCGACCGTATCGAGATCACGCTCAAGGCCGACGGCTGGGTGCTGGTCTCCGACAACGGCCGCGGCATTCCCGTGGACAAGCACGCCAAGACCGGCCGCTCCGCCCTGGAAACCGTGATGACCGTGCTGCACGCGGGCGGCAAGTTCGGCGGCGGCGGCTACAAGGTCTCCGGCGGTCTGCACGGCGTCGGCGCCTCCGTCGTCAATGCGCTCTCCACCCAGCTCTGGGTCGAGGTGCGGCGCGAGGGCAAGGTCTGGCGGCAGGAGTACCGCAAAGGCATCCCCACCGGCGACGCGAAGCCCGTACGCAAGATGCGCGAGGACGAGCACACCGGCACGACCACCGCCTGGATCGCGGACCCTGACATCTTCAAGACCGCGGACGGCATCGCCGGCTACGACTTCGATACGCTCGCCCAGCGCTTCCGCGAGATGGCCTATTTGACCAAGGGCCTCTGGATTCACCTGGCCGACGAGCGCGACGACAACGAGGTCAACTTCTACTTCGAGGGCGGCATCCAGAGCTTCGTGCGGCACATCAACGCCGAGCGCGAGGTGATCAACAAGACGCCGATCTACATCGACAAAGAGCGCGAGGGCGTCGCGGTCGAGGTCGCGATCCAGTACAACACCGGCTTCAGCGAGTCCTGCCTTGCCTTCGCCAACACGATCAACACCGTGGACGGCGGCACGCACCTGACCGGGTTTCGCACGGCGCTCACCCGTGCCCTCAACGACCACGCGCGCAAGGCGAAGCTGCTCAAGGAGAACGAGTCGGCCCTCTCCGGCGACGACGTGCGCGAGGGCATCGTGGCGGTGATCTCCGTCAAGCTCGCCGAGCCGCAGTTCGAGGGGCAGACCAAGGGCAAGCTGGGCAACGCCGAGGTCGAGGGCATCACCCGCTCCGTTGTCACCGAGGGGCTGATCCAGTTCCTCGAAGAGCACCCGGCGGAGACCAAGCGCATCGTTGAGAAGTGCCTCACCTCGCAGCGGGCGCGCATCGCCGCACAGCACGCGCGCGAGACGGTGATCCGCAAGGGCGCGCTCGAAGGCACGATGCTGCCCGGCAAGCTGGCCGACTGCTCCGAGCGCAACCCGGAGTTCTGCGAGATCTACCTCGTCGAGGGCGACTCGGCCGGCGGCAGCGCCAAGAACGGCCGCGACCGCCGCACGCAGGCGATCCTGCCGCTGCGCGGTAAGATCCTCAACGTCGAGCGGGCGCGCGTCGACAAGATGCTGGCGCACGAGGAGATTCGCGCCCTGATCACGGCGCTGGGCTGCGGCTACGGTAGCGAGGTCAAGCTGGAGAAGCTCCGCTACCACCGCGTCGTGATCATGACGGACGCGGACGTCGACGGCGCTCACATCCGCACATTATTGCTGACGTTCTTCTTCCGCAACATGAAAGAGGTGATCGAGGCCGGCCATCTCTACATCGCGCAGCCGCCGCTGTACAAGATCACGCATGGCCGCAACGCCGTCTACGTCTACAGCGACAAGGAGAAGGACGCCTACATCGCGAAGCTGCGCGACGGCCGCCAGCCCGGCATCCAGCGCTACAAGGGCCTGGGCGAGATGAACCCGCAGCAGCTCTGGGAGACGACGATGGACCCGGAGCGCCGCACGATGCTCAAGGTCAACGTGCAGGACGCGGCCCTGGCCGACGAGATCTTCTCCCACCTGATGGGCGACGACGTGCAGCACCGTAAGCGCTTCATCCAGGCGCACAGCACGCAGGTGAAGAACCTGGACGTGTAAGGCGGCCAAGGATCAGGTGTTAGGGAAATATAGAGAAGGGCGGCCCCGGAGTGGGCGCCGCCCTTTCCGTTTGTGGGCGTTGAGCGGCGCGCTACGCGGGCTGCAGCTCGGGCGGCACGCTGAAGCCGTAGAGCTGGGCGGCGTTAAGGCCGAGGACCTTGCGGCGGTCGGCGAGCGGTAGCTGGCCCATCGTGCGCTCGATTACATCGGCGGAGTGCGGCCAGGTGCCTTCGTGGTGCGGGTAGTCGTTGCCCCAGAGGATCTTCTCCGCGCCGCCGAAGTAGCGCATCGTGTCGATGCCCATCGGGTCGTCGCCGAACGTCGCCCAGCCCTGTCGCTTGAAGTACTCGCTTGGCAGCAGCGGCAGCTTCGGCGAAACGGCCCAGTGGTGCTTGTGATAGCCCTCGTCCGCTGCCCACAGCGTCCACGCCAGCCAGCCGATTCCGGCCTCCACCGTGACGAAGCGCAGATTCGGGTGGCGCTCCAGCACGCCGGAGGCGCAGAGCTGCACCACCGGCTCGATTGCGGTCGAGAGCGCGTGCACGACGTAGTTGATCACGGCGCCGCCGTTGCCGCTGGCCGTGCGCGGGTCTTTGCCCGTGCCGACGTGGAAGCTGATCGGCATCCCCGTCTCTTCGATCGCCGCCCACAGCGGCTCGAACAGCGGCAGGTTGTAGCCGGGGCGCCGCTCGCTGGGCGGCGCCGTGCCCAGCGGCTGCACCGGCAGGAAGACGCCGCGGTAGCCCAGCTTCGCCACGCGCTCGACCTCGGCCACGGCGCCGTCGACATCCGCGGGGGCGACGGCGGCCACCGGCGCCATGCGATCTTCGTAGCCGCGGAAGAGCTC is part of the Dehalococcoidia bacterium genome and harbors:
- a CDS encoding crosslink repair DNA glycosylase YcaQ family protein; amino-acid sequence: MAKRRTDGVAATSLTLSASAARALMLAAQGLLREPERQATKDDLLTCIRQMGALQIDTIHVVARSPYFVLWSRLGAYAPGWLDELLAEGALFEYWAHAACMLPIEDFPLFRRLRLAGLRDVHGSDGWLRQYGEVSERVLAHVRERGPTRALDFEGDGAARGGWWDWKPETRALDYLHTTMALMIVRRERFQRLYDLRERILPAWDDASTPPLPEVYRALTLKALRALGVAKASWLPDYFRLPKAGVAAALRELVEAGEALPASVDGWSEPVYIAREELPLVDQAAAGALRPERTTLLTPFDPLIWHRARLREAFAFDYLLECYVPAAKRRYGYFTLAILHGDAVVGRLDAKAQRKAGQFEVFNLYLEPEIAPDGELAAAIASALRDCAAWHATPEVVVRRSEPAGFAAQLQRNL
- a CDS encoding DUF402 domain-containing protein, translated to MPDERIGGLPGDSEPGRQVLVRKLCFDGRLNWAIRGLLAARCNGRATIVHPLGTALTGDGSTLAVLRHRPVVHYLWSDRWYSVFDLGEPHGLRHWYGNVQTPAVFDGELISYIDLDLDVVLEPDAPPRLVDEDEFLEACERLRYPAAVVEQAWEATACLLRAFAGRVHDFLRRKHLGPLDDPTIAAFASRSGQ
- the gyrB gene encoding DNA topoisomerase (ATP-hydrolyzing) subunit B gives rise to the protein MVDQLPREAQVNGKYDASNIQVLEGLEAVRRRPGMYIGSTDHRGLHHLVYEIVDNSTDEAMAGYGDRIEITLKADGWVLVSDNGRGIPVDKHAKTGRSALETVMTVLHAGGKFGGGGYKVSGGLHGVGASVVNALSTQLWVEVRREGKVWRQEYRKGIPTGDAKPVRKMREDEHTGTTTAWIADPDIFKTADGIAGYDFDTLAQRFREMAYLTKGLWIHLADERDDNEVNFYFEGGIQSFVRHINAEREVINKTPIYIDKEREGVAVEVAIQYNTGFSESCLAFANTINTVDGGTHLTGFRTALTRALNDHARKAKLLKENESALSGDDVREGIVAVISVKLAEPQFEGQTKGKLGNAEVEGITRSVVTEGLIQFLEEHPAETKRIVEKCLTSQRARIAAQHARETVIRKGALEGTMLPGKLADCSERNPEFCEIYLVEGDSAGGSAKNGRDRRTQAILPLRGKILNVERARVDKMLAHEEIRALITALGCGYGSEVKLEKLRYHRVVIMTDADVDGAHIRTLLLTFFFRNMKEVIEAGHLYIAQPPLYKITHGRNAVYVYSDKEKDAYIAKLRDGRQPGIQRYKGLGEMNPQQLWETTMDPERRTMLKVNVQDAALADEIFSHLMGDDVQHRKRFIQAHSTQVKNLDV
- a CDS encoding amidohydrolase family protein, which produces MTTTTAPAASAAATGKRYFIVSADCHVAEPPDLWETRIDGAFRSRLPRIEVDASGQKWSVVEGHRPVRVRDLKLEGEDLERSKAGSRDPEERLRDHARDGIDAEIIYPNRGLAMWASPDPQMQAAMCRVWNDWAIELFRGYEDRMAPVAAVAPADVDGAVAEVERVAKLGYRGVFLPVQPLGTAPPSERRPGYNLPLFEPLWAAIEETGMPISFHVGTGKDPRTASGNGGAVINYVVHALSTAIEPVVQLCASGVLERHPNLRFVTVEAGIGWLAWTLWAADEGYHKHHWAVSPKLPLLPSEYFKRQGWATFGDDPMGIDTMRYFGGAEKILWGNDYPHHEGTWPHSADVIERTMGQLPLADRRKVLGLNAAQLYGFSVPPELQPA